In Canis lupus baileyi chromosome X, mCanLup2.hap1, whole genome shotgun sequence, one DNA window encodes the following:
- the MSL3 gene encoding MSL complex subunit 3 isoform X1, giving the protein MSASEGMKFKFHSGEKVLCFEPDPTKARVLYDAKIVDVIVGKDEKGRKIPEYLIHFNGWNRSWDRWAAEDHVLRDTDENRRLQRKLARKAVARLRSTGRKKKRCRLPGVDSVLKSLPVEEKDENDENSISSSSDDSSEEKDEEISEESDIEEKPEVKEEPELHTKREMEERTITIEIPEVLKKKLEDDCYYINRRKRLVKLPCQTNIITILESYVKHFAINAAFSANERPRHHHAMPHANMNVHYIPAEKNVDLCKEMVDGLRITFDYTLPLVLLYPYEQVQYKKVTSSKFFLPIKESATNTNRNQEELSPSPPLLNPSTPQSTESQPTTGEPATPKRRKAEPEALQSLRRSTRHSANCDRLSESSASPQPKRRQQDTSASMPKLFLHLEKKTPVHSRSSSPVPLTPSKEGSAVFAGFEGRRTNEINEVLSWKLVPDSYPPGDQPPPPSYIYGAQHLLRLFVKLPEILGKMSFSEKNLKALLKHFDLFLRFLAEYHDDFFPESAYVAACEAHYSTKNPRAIY; this is encoded by the exons ATGAGCGCGAGCGAGGGCATGAAATTTAAATTCCACTCAGGGGAGAAAGTGCTGTGCTTCGAGCCTGACCCCACCAAGGCGCGGGTGCTGTACGATGCCAAG ATTGTCGATGTTATTGTTGGGAAAGACGAAAAAGGCAGAAAGATCCCAGAATATCTGATCCATTTTAATGGTTGGAACAGAAG ctGGGATAGATGGGCAGCTGAAGATCATGTCCTTCGTGACACCGATGAAAATCGGAGATTACAGCGTAAATTGGCAAGAAAAGCTGTAGCTCGCCT GAGAAgcacaggaagaaagaagaagcgCTGCAGGTTGCCTGGAGTGGACTCTGTCTTAAAAAGCCTCCCTgttgaagaaaaagatgaaaatgatgaaaact CAATAAGCAGTTCCTCTGATGACAGTAGTGAAGAAAAGGATGAAGAAATAAGTGAAGAAAGTGATATTGAAGAAAAGCCGGAAGTG AAGGAAGAACCTGAGCTGCACACAAAAagggaaatggaagaaagaaCAATAACTATAGAAATCCCTGAAGTTCTGAAAAAGAAGCTTGAGGATGATTGTTACTATATCAACAGGAGAAAACGG TTAGTGAAACTTCCATGCCAGACCAACATCATAACTATTTTGGAGTCCTACGTGAAGCATTTTGCTATCAATGCAGCCTTTTCAGCCAATGAAAGGCCTCGTCACCATCATGCTATGCCACATGCCAATATGAATGTGCATTATATCCCAGCAGAAAAGAA CGTTGACCTTTGTAAGGAGATGGTGGATGGATTAAGAATAACCTTTGATTACACGCTCCCACTGGTTTTACTGTATCCATATGAACAAGTTCAATATAAAAAGGTCACCTCATCCAAGTTTTTTCTTCCCATTAAGGAAAGTGCCACAAACACTAACAG GAACCAGGAGGAGCTCTCTCCAAGCCCACCTTTGTTGAATCCATCCACACCACAGTCCACGGAGAGTCAGCCCACCACAGGTGAACCAGCCACCCCCAAAAGGCGCAAAGCTGAACCAGAAGCCTTGCAGTCTCTGAGGCGGTCCACACGCCACTCTGCCAACTGTGACAGGCTGTCAGAGAGCAGTGCCTCGCCTCAGCCCAAGCGCCGGCAGCAGGACACGTCCGCCAGCATGCCAAAGCTTTTCCTGCACCTGGAAAAGA AGACACCTGTGCATAGCAGATCATCCTCGCCTGTTCCTCTGACCCCTAGCAAGGAAGGGAGTGCAGTGTTTGCTGGCTTCGAAGGCAGAAGAACTAATGAAATAAACGAG GTCCTTTCCTGGAAACTCGTACCCGACAGTTATCCCCCGGGTGACCAGCCACCTCCACCTTCTTACATTTATGGGGCACAACACTTGCTACGATTGTTTG tgAAACTTCCAGAAATCCTTGGAAAGATGTCCTTTTCTGAGAAGAATCTGAAGGCTTTACTGAAGCACTTTGATCTCTTTCttag gtTTTTGGCTGAATACCATGACGACTTCTTCCCAGagtctgcctatgtcgctgcctgtGAAGCGCACTACAGCACCAAGAACCCCAGGGCGATTTATTGA
- the MSL3 gene encoding MSL complex subunit 3 isoform X2 yields the protein MEERTITIEIPEVLKKKLEDDCYYINRRKRLVKLPCQTNIITILESYVKHFAINAAFSANERPRHHHAMPHANMNVHYIPAEKNVDLCKEMVDGLRITFDYTLPLVLLYPYEQVQYKKVTSSKFFLPIKESATNTNRNQEELSPSPPLLNPSTPQSTESQPTTGEPATPKRRKAEPEALQSLRRSTRHSANCDRLSESSASPQPKRRQQDTSASMPKLFLHLEKKTPVHSRSSSPVPLTPSKEGSAVFAGFEGRRTNEINEVLSWKLVPDSYPPGDQPPPPSYIYGAQHLLRLFVKLPEILGKMSFSEKNLKALLKHFDLFLRFLAEYHDDFFPESAYVAACEAHYSTKNPRAIY from the exons atggaagaaagaaCAATAACTATAGAAATCCCTGAAGTTCTGAAAAAGAAGCTTGAGGATGATTGTTACTATATCAACAGGAGAAAACGG TTAGTGAAACTTCCATGCCAGACCAACATCATAACTATTTTGGAGTCCTACGTGAAGCATTTTGCTATCAATGCAGCCTTTTCAGCCAATGAAAGGCCTCGTCACCATCATGCTATGCCACATGCCAATATGAATGTGCATTATATCCCAGCAGAAAAGAA CGTTGACCTTTGTAAGGAGATGGTGGATGGATTAAGAATAACCTTTGATTACACGCTCCCACTGGTTTTACTGTATCCATATGAACAAGTTCAATATAAAAAGGTCACCTCATCCAAGTTTTTTCTTCCCATTAAGGAAAGTGCCACAAACACTAACAG GAACCAGGAGGAGCTCTCTCCAAGCCCACCTTTGTTGAATCCATCCACACCACAGTCCACGGAGAGTCAGCCCACCACAGGTGAACCAGCCACCCCCAAAAGGCGCAAAGCTGAACCAGAAGCCTTGCAGTCTCTGAGGCGGTCCACACGCCACTCTGCCAACTGTGACAGGCTGTCAGAGAGCAGTGCCTCGCCTCAGCCCAAGCGCCGGCAGCAGGACACGTCCGCCAGCATGCCAAAGCTTTTCCTGCACCTGGAAAAGA AGACACCTGTGCATAGCAGATCATCCTCGCCTGTTCCTCTGACCCCTAGCAAGGAAGGGAGTGCAGTGTTTGCTGGCTTCGAAGGCAGAAGAACTAATGAAATAAACGAG GTCCTTTCCTGGAAACTCGTACCCGACAGTTATCCCCCGGGTGACCAGCCACCTCCACCTTCTTACATTTATGGGGCACAACACTTGCTACGATTGTTTG tgAAACTTCCAGAAATCCTTGGAAAGATGTCCTTTTCTGAGAAGAATCTGAAGGCTTTACTGAAGCACTTTGATCTCTTTCttag gtTTTTGGCTGAATACCATGACGACTTCTTCCCAGagtctgcctatgtcgctgcctgtGAAGCGCACTACAGCACCAAGAACCCCAGGGCGATTTATTGA
- the LOC140628571 gene encoding uncharacterized protein — protein sequence MAAALNYIPIQTIKAPGQKGESLCHNDLFFGERERNVVFQKCFCPHLQTFPHCDNFSGWPGVYHMAMLNPTSARAKALITTGTVESPRRQTKISVETPRGYEVKTLRSSDDKRSQSHLKRRPDPHFRFFPLASPEREAKGTPRAPGNTEPQAWVPAEPLELAPTAGNVCFSGQDPESSRSWTASDFKARPSAGRTGSASDRSGTDWVRLRSRPGGSVRPPVDEVRPGGGPSVKDNPQLVARVGNSEPSQIPLPISEVPQRNRGLAQALTTTGEENTGHFLVATIRPAGTARSPRARAKHPGKTGAGPPRAAALPTGSSPTPLCVTCWREEEQRLPLNLLGRNQTQSSLPRPQPNFRDLNVGPLLTIKKGSSRLLELTAHQLEIES from the exons ATGGCTGCAGCACTTAACTACATTCCCATACAGACAATAAAAGCCCCAGGACAAAAAGGAGAGAGTTTATGCCACAATGATCTCTTCttcggggagagggagaggaatgtTGTTTTCCAGAAGTGTTTCTGCCCCCACCTGCAAACTTTCCCACACTGTGACAACTTCTCTGGTTGGCCAGGAGTGTATCACATGGCCATGCTGAACCCAACCAGTGCAAGAGCAAAGGCTCTCATCACTACTGGCACAGTGGAATCCCCTCGGAG GCAGACCAAAATCAGCGTGGAAACGCCTCGAGGTTATGAAGTCAAAACACTAAGAAGCAGCGACGACAAGCGCAGCCAAAGCCACTTGAAGCGACGGCCAGACCCTCACTTCCGCTTCTTCCCG TTGGCATCTCCGGAGCGGGAAGCGAAGGGGACCCCAAGGGCCCCCGGGAACACGGAGCCACAAGCATGGGTACCTGCCGAGCCCCTGGAGCTCGCGCCGACGGCGGGCAA CGTTTGTTTCTCGGGTCAGGATCCAGAAAGCAGCCGCAGCTGGACGGCGTCCGACTTCAAAGCCAGACCGAGTGCGGGACGGACGGGTTCCGCCTCCGATAGGTCCGGGACCGACTGGGTCCGACTTCGAAGCCGGCCCGGAGGCAGCGTGAGGCCCCCGGTGGACGAGGTTCGGCCCGGAGGCGGACCAAGCGTCAAAGATAATCCTCAACTAGTGGCCAGAGTGGGGAACTCGGAACCATCTCAGATACCCCTACCAATTTCCGAGGTGCCCCAGAGAAATCGGGGACTTGCACAGGCCCTCACTACAACCGGTGAAGAGAACACTGGGCACTTTCTGGTGGCGACGATAAGACCCGCCGGCACCGCCCGCTCGCCCCGAGCACGCGCGAAGCATCCCGGGAAAACTGGTGCAGGCCCGCCGAGGGCAGCCGCTCTTCCCACAGGCAGCTCGCCCACACCTCTGTGTGTCACCTGCTGGAGAGAAGAAG AACAAAGGCTGCCCTTGAACCTCCTCGGTAGAAACCAGACCCAGTCCTCGCTGCCAAGACCACAGCCAAACTTCAGGGACTTGAACGTGGGTCCACTTCTCACAATTAAAAAGGGCTCCTCCAGACTCTTGGAACTAACTGCACACCAGCTGGAGATAGAAAGTTAG